DNA from Lentilitoribacter sp. Alg239-R112:
CATACCCGGCAGCAGCCATAAGAGTCACACACTCAGCAGCAGCCGAAGATGTGTCCATGAAGTAAAGCCCGTTACCTTTTTCCGGCTCTTCAGCAGGTCCAAGTGCATCAATGTATTTTGAAGTACGGCCAATTTTCTCAAGGTTACCCAAAGCTTTTTCTTCGATTGTCGAAAGACCACCAAGAATATTACCCTTAGTTGGCTGACTATCTGAAAGATCATCTGTCTGGTGCGCAAATATCACATCATCAGAATAAGCTTTGAAGATTTTCATAAATTTAGCGGCGGCTTCTGGATTAGCTGCACGCGATTCACAGATGTGCTCTGCACCAGTGATCTCAGATGTCTCACCAAAGCAACCATAAAGGCCAAGAGGGAGAAGTTTATCATACATGTTACCAACAGTTGGGCATGATGAAAGACCTGTTGTTGTATCAGATTCACCACATTTTGTGGAAACCCAAAGATCGCTGATCGGACGTTCTTCACGTGCAATTTCACTTGCCCAGTGAACATATTCTTTTGCTTGACGGCTGGCAGCTGCGATTGTCGCAATATCGCCATTCTGCTCAATTGAGAACTCGGCAACAGGCTTGCCAGTTTTGCGAATTCCGTCAGCAATAACCTTTGTCCAAGATGGTTCAATGCCAATAACGATAACAGCAGCAACGTTTGGATTAGCGCCTGTTCCGATCATTGTGCGGAAATGCAAATCTAGATCTTCACCAAACTGCAAACGCCCATAGGCATGCGGCAAGGCTAGAGTACCTGAAATATTGTTAGCAACGGCTTGGCAAGCAGCGTTGGAAATATCGTCAACGGGAAGAATGGCTACATAATTACGAACGCCTACACGGCCATTTTCGCGAACATATCCCTGAATTGTTGTATCATCATACATATTAGTGCTCCCTACCAGCGCTTTGTTTTAAGATTTTGAGTGTGCACATGGCCACCCTTTTCAGCCGGACCAACCATTTTACCAATGTCTTCACCGTATTTGATGATGGTATCGCCTTCTTTCAGATCAGTTAGAGCAATTTTGTGACCAATTGGCACATCGCCTTTTGAAACCAAATTGAAATCGCTGTTGTCTTCAGTAACAACACACAGCATTTCCGTATTTGCGGTTAGGCCTTCTACAACGACAACACCAACGTTGTCTTTCTTATCGTGAACGAGCAAGTGAGGTATGGGCATAAAGATAATATCCTATATCTAATTTACATATGGCGGCTTTATAACACAGAGCGGGTCTTATACAAGACTTATTATATAAGTTATTGCGTTTTTTTGATTTCATGTGCTATTCAAAGGCGGAGAGGATTCATAAATGTCAGACACGCCAACACCGCCTACTCTTCTTTATAAGCAGGTCCATGACGCTGTTTTTGAACGGATAATATCTGGTGAACTTGGCCCGGGTGCAATGCTACCGAGCGAGATGGAATTAGCTGCTGCTTATAAAGTAAGCCAAGGCACCGCGCGTAAAGCATTATCAGAATTGGAGCAAAGTGGTGTCGTGGAACGTATACAGGGGCGCGGCACATTTGTTGCAACAACCACGCCGGAGAAAGAACATTTCCACTTTTTTCGGTTGCGATCTAGCGATAGAGCACCAGCAATTCCCAACAAAGGGCTGTCATCGATTATCCGTCGAGAAGCCACCGCAGATGAAAAAAAACACCTAAAGATGGATACAGATGATGTATTTGAAATCAACCGGACACGCGCGATTGATAACGAACCTGTTTGCCATGAAGTTTGCTTGGTAGAGGCCGCCAAATTTTCCGGATTGATGGATCGTGATCCTTTGCCGAACTCGCTTTACCCTCTTTATCAACGTGCATATGGCCAGAGAATTATACAAGCTGATGAAAATCTGAAAGCAGTGCCTGCAACAAGCCCAGTCGCCAAACTATTGGGTATCAAGAAAAATACACCGATTTTGGAAGTCGAACGTTTTGCAATCGGTATATCTGGTGCACCGGTTGAATATCGAATTACATATTTTATTGCCGACAAGTATCATTATAACATTGTTTTAAAATAACGATGTTCTTTACAGCAAACCAATTTGATAGCATTGATAATATGCTTGTCACAATCCACAACTGAACAACAAACAAAAGGGAGATTACCTGCATGTCGGTAGATGAAAGAATTGTCAGCGATTTTGTGAACAATAAGATCGATTTCGTAACAACAGTGCCGTGTAAGCAGCTAGCTGGCGTTATAGATAAGATTGAAGAATCAAAGGATATCTTCCACATACCCGCTAATAAAGAAGACGAGGGTATGGGCCTTTGCGCAGGTGCGTATATGGGAGGCAAACGCCCCGCCATCATTATGCAGAACACTGCGATTGGTGTCACCATCAATACGCTGGTTACGCTTACACAATATTACCGTATGCCTCTTCCCATGCTTATCAGCTATCGTGGCGAACTTGGTGAGCCAGTTGCTTGTCAGGTTGAAATGGCAGTCCATACAAAAGCATTGCTGGCGCAACTTAATATACCAACATACCACTTCCACAAAGAAGATGACATTGAAGAACTGGATAAGATCCTCAAACATACTTTCATGTGCAACAAACCCGTGGCAATCCTGACTGATGCCTCATTCTGGAAAGGATATTAATATGATCCGCTCAGACAT
Protein-coding regions in this window:
- a CDS encoding GntR family transcriptional regulator → MSDTPTPPTLLYKQVHDAVFERIISGELGPGAMLPSEMELAAAYKVSQGTARKALSELEQSGVVERIQGRGTFVATTTPEKEHFHFFRLRSSDRAPAIPNKGLSSIIRREATADEKKHLKMDTDDVFEINRTRAIDNEPVCHEVCLVEAAKFSGLMDRDPLPNSLYPLYQRAYGQRIIQADENLKAVPATSPVAKLLGIKKNTPILEVERFAIGISGAPVEYRITYFIADKYHYNIVLK
- a CDS encoding UxaA family hydrolase, yielding MYDDTTIQGYVRENGRVGVRNYVAILPVDDISNAACQAVANNISGTLALPHAYGRLQFGEDLDLHFRTMIGTGANPNVAAVIVIGIEPSWTKVIADGIRKTGKPVAEFSIEQNGDIATIAAASRQAKEYVHWASEIAREERPISDLWVSTKCGESDTTTGLSSCPTVGNMYDKLLPLGLYGCFGETSEITGAEHICESRAANPEAAAKFMKIFKAYSDDVIFAHQTDDLSDSQPTKGNILGGLSTIEEKALGNLEKIGRTSKYIDALGPAEEPEKGNGLYFMDTSSAAAECVTLMAAAGYVVHTFPTGQGNVVGNPIVPVIKISGNPRTLRTMSEHIDVDVTGVLTREKTISEAGDDLIEMIRRTANGRLTAAEALGHREFVMTKLYRSA
- the comD gene encoding sulfopyruvate decarboxylase subunit alpha, with the protein product MSVDERIVSDFVNNKIDFVTTVPCKQLAGVIDKIEESKDIFHIPANKEDEGMGLCAGAYMGGKRPAIIMQNTAIGVTINTLVTLTQYYRMPLPMLISYRGELGEPVACQVEMAVHTKALLAQLNIPTYHFHKEDDIEELDKILKHTFMCNKPVAILTDASFWKGY
- a CDS encoding UxaA family hydrolase, coding for MPIPHLLVHDKKDNVGVVVVEGLTANTEMLCVVTEDNSDFNLVSKGDVPIGHKIALTDLKEGDTIIKYGEDIGKMVGPAEKGGHVHTQNLKTKRW